The Staphylococcus haemolyticus region ACAGTTTCTTCATTAATGAAATATTTGAAACAACGACACATACCTATGGCGATTGCAACAAGTAGTTATAGAGAAGAAATTATGCCTACAATAAATGCTTTGGGTATCGATGAGTATGTCGATGTTATTGTTGGAAGAGAAGATGTCGAAGCGGTTAAACCTGATCCAGAACTTTATCTAACGGCTGTTCAACGTCTAAATTATTCACCGGCGCATTGCTTAGCTATAGAGGATTCAGCAAATGGCGCAACAGGTGCTATGAATGCTGGATTGGATGTAATAATTAATACTAACGAGATGACAGAAGCACAAGATTTTTCTGCCATAACTTTTGTAGGTAAAGATTTAAGCTTTGAGC contains the following coding sequences:
- a CDS encoding HAD family hydrolase — protein: MYKAVVFDFDGTIIDTEKHLYDIINKHLSFHGVKPVSLEFYRSHIGGHAQGLHDYIEQQIGLEKKQKIYDEHNDTSHELDIIDTVSSLMKYLKQRHIPMAIATSSYREEIMPTINALGIDEYVDVIVGREDVEAVKPDPELYLTAVQRLNYSPAHCLAIEDSANGATGAMNAGLDVIINTNEMTEAQDFSAITFVGKDLSFEQIKNRFFEPNKE